A genomic window from Engraulis encrasicolus isolate BLACKSEA-1 chromosome 14, IST_EnEncr_1.0, whole genome shotgun sequence includes:
- the LOC134463037 gene encoding protein FAM3C-like, with protein sequence MLDFLRGIGPGQILLVASYDDPSIILKEESRELLRGLGSSAAQTLGARDGWVFAGQKAAEGSAFEKHISSDEKTNTFDKWPAVIEISGCFKKT encoded by the exons ATGCTGGATTTCCTGAGAGGCATTGGGCCTGGCCAAATCCTGCTTGTGGCATCCTACGATGATCCATCCATCAT ACTGAAAGAGGAGTCTCGTGAGCTACTCCGAGGGCTGGGGAGCTCTGCTGCTCAGACACTAGGGGCTCGCGATGGCTGGGTCTTCGCAGGACAGAAGGCTGCAGAGGGAAGCGCATTTGAAAAG CACATTTCAAGTGATGAGAAAACCAACACCTTTGACAAGTGGCCTGCAGTTATCGAGATCTCAGGATGCTTCAAGAAGACCTGA